A window of Spirochaetota bacterium contains these coding sequences:
- a CDS encoding TaqI-like C-terminal specificity domain-containing protein — MPIATWYSTGMTATATPKDRGVFYTPDDIIVRTLSSAFDALPAPLLHSDTFAVLDPACGDGRFLRHAAVLLKELAPPRTGTSRLYGADIDASGIAAARASLAGIGGSDASLIEADTLIDNARIAGHAGVRMLPWERKFPLIVGNPPWASLTGKHRSSLYDAAVRAWLMERYPCDRYRTNLFELFLHRSLELLAPEGVLAFVLPDRLIHNRQYRRLCEGLAARMTITRIVTHVPFAGVTSDNIIIVLLNRTPTANAPIVLEDYPSRKTSTISRSDLLRMHVPSPAHERTLASEFSIATGFIARAGSVVAAMDSSHRVPVIKGADISAKAVIGKHYFTGSKRDMIGGTMDRGKLMRTPRVLVRKTGSELIAVFDETDAIPEQSVYSITHPGNDRNALLSLAEYLNSPAVRSAAKERLTNAGSFPHFKKYDLAAIPLALEGPVVAITSKK, encoded by the coding sequence TTGCCGATAGCAACGTGGTATAGTACCGGTATGACCGCCACGGCAACACCGAAGGATCGCGGGGTGTTCTACACGCCCGATGATATCATCGTTCGCACGCTTTCCTCTGCCTTTGACGCGCTCCCCGCACCACTATTGCATTCGGATACGTTCGCCGTTCTCGACCCCGCCTGCGGTGACGGACGATTCCTGCGCCATGCGGCCGTGCTCTTGAAAGAACTCGCCCCGCCCCGAACGGGCACGAGTCGCCTCTACGGTGCCGATATCGATGCGTCAGGAATAGCTGCCGCGCGTGCGTCACTTGCCGGCATCGGGGGCAGCGACGCATCCCTGATCGAAGCGGATACGCTCATCGATAACGCGCGCATTGCAGGGCACGCGGGCGTCCGCATGCTGCCGTGGGAACGAAAATTCCCGCTCATCGTCGGCAATCCGCCGTGGGCATCGCTCACCGGGAAACATCGTTCATCCCTCTACGATGCAGCCGTACGCGCATGGCTCATGGAACGCTACCCCTGCGACCGCTATCGCACGAATCTCTTCGAGCTTTTCCTCCATCGTTCGCTCGAGCTCCTCGCCCCGGAGGGCGTGCTCGCCTTCGTCCTGCCCGATCGCCTCATCCATAACCGCCAATATCGCCGCCTGTGCGAAGGACTTGCCGCACGCATGACCATAACACGTATCGTGACACATGTCCCGTTCGCAGGGGTGACGAGCGATAATATCATCATCGTCCTTCTCAACAGGACACCGACAGCGAACGCTCCTATCGTTCTCGAAGACTACCCGTCACGGAAAACGAGCACGATATCGCGGTCCGATCTCCTCCGCATGCACGTACCGTCGCCGGCACATGAAAGAACGCTCGCATCGGAGTTCTCCATCGCTACCGGTTTCATAGCCCGCGCGGGGAGCGTCGTCGCTGCGATGGACAGTTCGCATCGAGTCCCCGTGATCAAAGGCGCGGATATTTCCGCGAAGGCTGTCATCGGGAAGCATTATTTCACCGGCAGTAAACGCGACATGATCGGCGGGACCATGGACAGGGGTAAGCTCATGAGAACGCCGCGCGTGCTCGTACGCAAGACCGGCAGCGAACTTATTGCGGTCTTCGACGAAACGGATGCGATCCCGGAGCAATCCGTGTATTCCATCACACATCCGGGGAACGACCGCAACGCACTGCTTTCGCTCGCAGAGTATCTCAATTCCCCTGCCGTGCGATCGGCGGCAAAAGAACGGCTTACGAACGCTGGATCTTTCCCGCATTTTAAGAAATATGACTTGGCTGCAATTCCCCTAGCCCTCGAAGGGCCCGTCGTCGCAATAACATCAAAAAAATAG
- a CDS encoding alpha-galactosidase, giving the protein MGDIFEDCYFSLAGGSLIIGNARIEHRVEHIGGMLSSAYLIDKRSKYSWHGSTREALTTLIGNPVRTLSAYSSITDNTGLSERHLSVTIAVHDDEARLVYTIHPGMPFISMRAFVTPAITRQTATSESASGIESGITKSDVRADCIYSLGICEKHLRISAIELHDVTDIHDMLVTRAEEELFHTRTRSFRGNIFVLSRRITDDTLMIVKEGPTPAGSLNRTGDDLYVHAAASVQLCGSGLGSDEGLIPAYGMTIGTPASHAAGREYARLYARVHKNAPNGTLRIMSNTWGDRNQDKAVNETFMLRECGSARTIGVDIVQIDDGWQQGASANSLLKKSTAWGSYYAADPDFWTVHKQKFPHGLAPLTAYTKENGFELGLWFSPDATDDYAAYEKDADVLLGFYTGFGIRHFKLDGIKLLSKTAEMRLSALLALVTEKSGGKATFDLDVTAQVRLGYLYEKQYGTIFVENRYSDWGNYFPHRTLKNLWLLAEFIPPRKFQFEVLNPRRNAEKYGDDPLAPAAYGIDYLFASVMVSNPLLWMEMQHLEASDAAQLSRIITVFRKERDALHNAEIRPIGNMPDGTQFTGFQAIIGPGEGYLILLREFSKADDFSYRIVDVPDGLSITMLASNDDGFRCEGTVKGSSVHVSMPTPRSYAFLRYTI; this is encoded by the coding sequence GTGGGCGATATTTTTGAGGACTGCTATTTCTCCCTGGCCGGCGGATCACTCATCATCGGCAATGCACGCATTGAGCATCGTGTCGAGCATATCGGCGGTATGCTCTCATCAGCATACCTCATCGACAAACGCTCGAAGTATTCGTGGCATGGAAGCACGCGAGAAGCGCTCACCACGCTCATCGGGAACCCTGTCCGTACGCTCAGCGCGTATTCGAGCATAACCGATAATACCGGGCTCTCGGAACGCCATCTCTCTGTCACTATCGCCGTGCACGATGACGAGGCACGGCTTGTCTATACGATACATCCCGGCATGCCGTTCATATCCATGCGGGCCTTCGTTACGCCGGCGATCACGCGACAGACCGCGACGTCCGAGTCCGCGAGCGGCATCGAGTCCGGGATTACCAAATCCGATGTACGTGCGGACTGCATCTATTCCCTCGGCATATGCGAAAAGCATCTGAGGATATCCGCGATAGAGCTCCATGACGTGACCGATATCCATGACATGCTCGTTACGCGTGCCGAAGAGGAGCTCTTCCATACGCGCACGCGTTCATTCCGCGGCAACATCTTCGTTCTTTCGCGGCGTATCACGGATGACACGCTTATGATCGTAAAGGAAGGCCCCACGCCGGCGGGGTCCCTCAACCGCACCGGCGACGACCTGTATGTGCATGCAGCTGCATCCGTACAGCTGTGCGGCTCGGGCCTCGGCTCCGATGAAGGGCTCATCCCTGCCTACGGCATGACCATCGGCACACCAGCATCGCATGCGGCAGGACGCGAGTATGCGCGGTTATACGCACGAGTACACAAGAACGCCCCGAACGGGACGCTACGCATCATGTCAAACACCTGGGGCGACAGGAATCAGGACAAGGCGGTGAACGAAACCTTCATGCTGCGAGAATGCGGATCGGCAAGAACAATCGGCGTCGATATCGTTCAGATTGACGACGGCTGGCAGCAGGGTGCGAGCGCGAATTCGCTCCTGAAAAAAAGCACGGCGTGGGGAAGCTATTACGCCGCCGACCCTGACTTCTGGACCGTGCATAAGCAAAAATTCCCGCACGGACTTGCCCCGCTCACTGCGTACACGAAAGAAAACGGCTTTGAGCTCGGTTTATGGTTCTCCCCGGACGCGACCGACGATTACGCCGCATACGAAAAAGACGCCGATGTTCTTCTTGGTTTCTATACGGGCTTCGGCATACGCCATTTCAAGCTCGACGGCATCAAATTGCTGAGCAAGACCGCCGAGATGCGCCTGTCCGCACTCCTTGCTCTCGTGACGGAAAAAAGCGGCGGGAAGGCAACGTTCGATCTCGATGTGACCGCGCAGGTCCGGCTCGGGTATCTCTACGAGAAACAGTACGGCACCATTTTCGTCGAGAACCGCTACAGCGACTGGGGAAATTATTTCCCGCATCGAACGCTCAAGAACCTGTGGCTCCTCGCCGAATTCATACCGCCGAGAAAATTCCAATTCGAAGTACTCAATCCACGGCGCAATGCGGAAAAATACGGTGATGACCCCCTCGCACCGGCCGCCTACGGCATCGATTATCTCTTCGCTTCGGTGATGGTGTCCAATCCGCTGCTCTGGATGGAAATGCAGCATTTGGAAGCGTCCGATGCCGCTCAGCTCTCCCGCATTATTACGGTTTTCAGGAAAGAACGCGACGCCCTCCATAACGCGGAGATACGCCCTATCGGCAATATGCCCGATGGTACGCAGTTCACCGGTTTTCAGGCGATAATCGGTCCGGGAGAAGGCTATCTTATACTGCTGCGGGAATTCTCAAAAGCGGACGATTTCAGCTACCGTATCGTGGACGTGCCTGATGGGCTGTCGATAACCATGCTTGCATCGAATGACGACGGCTTCCGCTGCGAAGGCACGGTAAAGGGATCATCCGTGCATGTTTCGATGCCGACGCCGCGCTCCTACGCGTTCCTGCGCTATACGATATAG
- a CDS encoding FumA C-terminus/TtdB family hydratase beta subunit, producing the protein MRNISTPLSADTARTLSIGDQVFLSGTIVTARDEAHKFLVKGIQGTLTGKDREIFDRVSKHLKDGVIYHCGPIVSRTNDSYRVVSAGPTTSIREEMYMGDIIRSLGVRVIIGKGGMGENTKKTIADAGAVYVSATGGAAVYLADRIISVTDVFLKETLGEAEAMWVFTVKDFPATVTMDSKGADMHAAIRSASEKKLSSYIV; encoded by the coding sequence TTGCGTAATATCAGTACGCCGCTGTCCGCCGATACGGCCCGAACGCTGTCCATCGGCGATCAGGTATTTCTTTCCGGCACCATCGTCACCGCACGCGATGAGGCGCATAAATTCCTTGTGAAGGGGATACAGGGGACATTAACGGGGAAAGACCGGGAGATATTCGATCGTGTATCGAAGCATCTGAAGGATGGCGTTATCTATCACTGCGGGCCTATCGTATCCCGGACGAACGATTCATATCGTGTCGTGTCCGCGGGTCCGACGACGAGCATACGCGAAGAGATGTACATGGGCGATATTATCCGTTCGCTCGGTGTGCGTGTCATCATCGGGAAAGGCGGTATGGGTGAGAATACGAAAAAGACGATAGCCGATGCAGGGGCCGTATATGTAAGCGCTACCGGCGGTGCCGCCGTATATCTTGCGGACAGGATAATCTCGGTGACCGATGTGTTCCTCAAGGAAACGTTGGGCGAAGCGGAAGCGATGTGGGTCTTCACGGTGAAGGATTTCCCCGCGACGGTAACGATGGACTCGAAGGGTGCTGATATGCACGCCGCAATACGCAGTGCGAGCGAGAAAAAGCTGTCGTCCTATATCGTATAG
- a CDS encoding nitroreductase family protein has translation MELSTVINERRATRSLAPAIIDEAMVRRLAERASLAPSCFNKQPWRYVFVYGDAALTGLKTALNSPGNDWAQKASLITAVACRKEDDCVVKEREYYLFDTGMATALLLLSGTEMGLVMHPIAGFDENKAKDALGIPADHRLITLVIAGKKAVAADPILSESQRKAEAVRPERFSFNEFARIDRW, from the coding sequence ATGGAACTTTCCACTGTCATCAATGAGCGGCGTGCAACACGATCGCTTGCGCCGGCCATTATCGATGAGGCGATGGTACGCCGCCTTGCGGAGCGCGCATCCCTAGCGCCATCCTGTTTTAATAAACAGCCATGGCGGTATGTATTCGTGTACGGCGATGCGGCGCTCACCGGGTTGAAAACAGCGCTCAATTCTCCCGGTAATGACTGGGCGCAGAAGGCATCGCTCATCACGGCGGTCGCATGCCGGAAAGAGGATGATTGTGTCGTGAAGGAGCGTGAATACTATCTTTTCGATACCGGTATGGCTACGGCCCTGCTGCTCTTAAGCGGGACGGAGATGGGCCTTGTCATGCACCCCATCGCGGGATTCGATGAGAATAAAGCGAAGGATGCGCTCGGTATACCGGCCGATCATCGTCTCATCACGCTTGTCATAGCGGGGAAAAAAGCCGTTGCGGCAGATCCTATCCTCTCGGAAAGCCAGCGGAAGGCCGAGGCCGTACGTCCGGAGCGTTTTTCTTTCAATGAATTTGCGCGTATCGATCGGTGGTGA